A single Gemmatimonadota bacterium DNA region contains:
- a CDS encoding sterol desaturase family protein yields the protein MSATESTNPHSSEAGRREAKRQEMMAKVPDRYSGRAHWAFINVTTLLGIGFCLALLESPVWWEWLFVPGFFVFANGFEWWIHRGPMHHPTRGLRILYERHTLQHHVFYPDDDMAFREPRELFYVLFPPLALPMLLVVNLPIPLLLGTLVSANIAWLFFLSVLAYYFVYEWFHYAHHLRRDSWLGRRALVGWLRTQHTRHHELARMEKGNFNVSFPLWDWILGTMLPENGADRAPS from the coding sequence ATGAGTGCCACCGAATCGACGAATCCCCACTCGTCCGAGGCCGGGCGCCGGGAGGCGAAGCGCCAGGAGATGATGGCGAAGGTCCCGGATCGCTACTCAGGGCGCGCCCATTGGGCCTTCATCAACGTGACGACGCTCCTTGGAATCGGCTTCTGCCTCGCGCTGCTGGAGAGCCCGGTCTGGTGGGAGTGGCTCTTCGTCCCTGGCTTTTTCGTGTTCGCGAACGGCTTCGAATGGTGGATCCATCGGGGCCCCATGCATCACCCGACCCGCGGGCTGCGGATCCTCTACGAACGCCACACGCTCCAGCACCATGTCTTCTACCCTGATGACGACATGGCGTTCCGAGAGCCGCGCGAGCTCTTCTACGTCCTCTTCCCACCGCTCGCGCTCCCGATGCTTCTGGTGGTGAACCTCCCGATTCCGCTGTTGCTCGGCACCCTCGTCTCCGCGAACATCGCGTGGCTCTTCTTCCTCAGCGTGCTGGCCTACTACTTCGTCTATGAGTGGTTCCACTACGCGCATCACCTGCGGCGGGATTCCTGGCTGGGCCGGCGGGCCCTGGTCGGATGGCTTCGAACGCAGCACACACGTCACCACGAGCTGGCTCGAATGGAGAAGGGCAACTTCAACGTCTCCTTCCCGCTCTGGGACTGGATTCTGGGGACGATGCTGCCCGAGAACGGGGCGGACCGTGCTCCGTCGTGA
- a CDS encoding zinc-binding dehydrogenase: MSGGVRARAAVAHARGEPLRIEEVMVRDPGPGEVRVRIAACGICASDLHVWRTGEGIGFPAVLGHEAAGRIEAVGLGVVEPAVGQGVVIAWTPRCGRCRACRAGRPHVCAGITTNAQDGSLSLGGVQLGRYMNVSGLAERVVVPAGSVVSVPDRVPLEDACLVGCGVATGFGAAANTGGARWGESVAVFGCGGVGLSAVQGARVAGAARIVAVDPIRSRLALAGRLGATDLVSPEDGDPVAAIQSIIEGGVDLAVEAVGSGTVARQAFDALAPGGRAIVAGLTGFAEEIRVPVVSLLLDKSLSGTIYGSVDPPRDFQRIFELLVREQIRIEPMAGPDYPLEKVNDALEALASGRAVRPRVRFDEEA, encoded by the coding sequence ATGAGCGGGGGAGTGCGGGCCCGGGCCGCGGTCGCTCATGCGCGCGGCGAGCCCCTTCGCATCGAAGAGGTCATGGTGCGCGACCCCGGTCCCGGCGAGGTGCGCGTGCGCATCGCCGCGTGCGGGATCTGTGCCAGCGACCTGCACGTGTGGCGCACCGGGGAGGGCATCGGCTTCCCGGCCGTGCTGGGTCACGAGGCGGCGGGGCGGATCGAGGCCGTCGGGCTGGGTGTTGTCGAGCCGGCCGTGGGGCAGGGCGTGGTCATCGCGTGGACGCCCCGCTGCGGCCGCTGCCGCGCCTGTCGCGCGGGTCGCCCTCACGTCTGCGCCGGCATCACCACCAATGCCCAGGACGGCTCACTCTCCCTGGGCGGGGTGCAGCTCGGCCGCTACATGAACGTGTCGGGTCTGGCGGAACGGGTCGTCGTCCCGGCCGGTTCCGTCGTCTCGGTTCCCGACCGGGTCCCGCTCGAGGACGCTTGCCTCGTTGGCTGTGGCGTTGCCACGGGCTTCGGCGCAGCGGCCAATACCGGGGGCGCACGATGGGGCGAGTCGGTGGCCGTGTTCGGTTGCGGCGGCGTCGGCCTCTCCGCGGTCCAAGGGGCCCGGGTGGCGGGTGCCGCACGCATCGTGGCCGTGGACCCCATCCGCTCACGCCTGGCCCTCGCTGGCCGTCTGGGTGCCACGGATCTCGTCTCGCCCGAAGACGGGGACCCGGTGGCGGCCATTCAGTCCATCATCGAGGGTGGGGTCGACCTCGCCGTCGAGGCGGTGGGGAGCGGTACCGTCGCACGCCAGGCCTTCGACGCCCTGGCGCCCGGAGGTCGGGCGATCGTGGCGGGTCTGACGGGCTTCGCAGAAGAGATCCGCGTCCCCGTGGTCTCGCTGCTGCTCGACAAGTCGCTCTCCGGCACGATCTACGGCTCCGTCGACCCCCCCCGCGACTTCCAGCGGATCTTCGAGCTCCTCGTCCGGGAGCAGATTCGGATCGAGCCGATGGCGGGGCCGGACTACCCGCTCGAAAAGGTGAATGACGCCCTCGAGGCGCTGGCCAGCGGCCGTGCGGTGCGTCCGCGCGTGCGGTTCGACGAGGAAGCATGA
- a CDS encoding alcohol dehydrogenase catalytic domain-containing protein, whose protein sequence is MKAVRLYEGPEVRVEDTPEPEVGTGQIRVAVQAAGVCGTDLHAAYGRLPVPTLPVIMGHEGAGIVEAVGEGVSDLREGDRVLLLPSETCGACPACEAGHLGLCPGARIFGMARDGTFAERIAVPASCALPLPAEIPFEHGAILADAVATAYHAVAARAGITGGERIAVVGCGGVGHHAILLARLLGAKTIVAADASPGALRRAEQAGADVTVDVNAANPRKAIRQAAGGGGPDLVIEYAGRKASVELALASVARGGRVIVGGVGMESPELGALVSFVGKEIGVLGSMGYTRAELERVVELTATGRLDLSGSITARYPLDRAAEALDDLASRRNDPVRLALLPGASS, encoded by the coding sequence ATGAAGGCAGTACGTCTCTACGAGGGACCCGAGGTCCGGGTCGAGGACACGCCCGAGCCCGAGGTGGGCACGGGGCAGATCCGCGTCGCCGTCCAGGCCGCGGGCGTGTGCGGCACCGACCTTCATGCCGCGTACGGCCGTCTCCCGGTGCCGACGTTGCCGGTGATCATGGGGCACGAAGGCGCGGGCATCGTGGAAGCGGTGGGGGAGGGAGTGTCCGACCTCCGAGAGGGCGACCGCGTGCTGCTCCTCCCGAGCGAGACCTGCGGTGCCTGCCCGGCCTGCGAAGCCGGACACCTGGGCCTCTGCCCGGGTGCACGGATCTTCGGCATGGCCCGGGACGGCACCTTCGCGGAGAGGATCGCGGTTCCGGCCTCGTGCGCGCTCCCGCTTCCGGCCGAGATCCCCTTCGAACACGGGGCCATCCTCGCGGACGCGGTGGCGACGGCCTACCATGCCGTCGCGGCGCGCGCCGGCATCACCGGCGGAGAGCGGATCGCCGTCGTCGGCTGCGGTGGCGTCGGCCATCACGCCATCCTGCTGGCCCGGCTGCTCGGCGCCAAGACGATCGTGGCGGCCGACGCCAGCCCCGGGGCGCTCCGGAGGGCCGAGCAGGCGGGCGCCGACGTCACGGTGGACGTGAACGCCGCGAACCCGCGCAAGGCCATCCGCCAGGCAGCGGGCGGCGGGGGGCCCGATCTGGTGATCGAGTACGCCGGCAGGAAGGCCTCGGTCGAGCTCGCGCTGGCCTCGGTGGCGCGCGGTGGGCGTGTGATCGTGGGCGGCGTCGGAATGGAGTCTCCCGAGCTGGGAGCGCTGGTCTCCTTCGTGGGCAAGGAGATCGGTGTGCTGGGCTCGATGGGTTACACCCGTGCCGAGCTCGAGCGGGTCGTGGAGCTCACGGCCACGGGAAGGCTCGACCTGTCGGGGTCCATCACGGCGCGCTACCCGCTCGATCGCGCCGCCGAGGCGCTCGACGACCTGGCGAGCCGCCGGAACGACCCGGTGCGCCTCGCGCTCCTCCCCGGAGCGTCGTCATGA
- a CDS encoding AMP-binding protein: MIHPYAHYPARAARRWPERVALVDGERRRTYRELDERATRLARALIGLGLAPGERVAVVQENRIEYVETVIAIARAGGALAPLLGALTGGEHAFMVRDAEARFVVALGADAIPRAREAAGESASVLALAAGEGASDLASLAEAEPAEPLAIDRLDRPPGSLAQILYTSGTTGHPKGVTHSYASVAAAMGAWASAFGVGPDDRLLGQLALSHFGGRAMDTCWVAGATLVILPGPDPKSMLGAVAEHRVTMILLIPTLLRMLLDHPDAAVADLSSLRAVVYAAAPAAPALVRRSLERLGPVLYTGFGQTEAYGLNTFMDPAEHVAALEAGGERLTSVGRECTAFAQVRICAEDGNELPPGEVGEICVCAPWTTPGFWKRPELDRERLSDGWLRTGDLGRMDAQGYVFLADRKEDKIITGGFNVYPAEIEGALAEHPAVAECAVFAIPDAKWGEAVRAAVTLRPGHTVDPEDLVAFCKEHLARFKVPKAIDVREELPKTGVGKILRRALREPWWKDQERGVHGAE, translated from the coding sequence GTGATCCATCCCTACGCGCACTACCCAGCGCGCGCTGCGCGGCGCTGGCCCGAGCGAGTCGCCCTGGTGGACGGCGAGCGACGGCGCACCTATCGCGAGCTCGACGAGCGTGCAACGCGGCTGGCGCGCGCTCTGATCGGCCTGGGCCTCGCACCGGGCGAGCGCGTTGCGGTCGTCCAGGAGAACCGGATCGAGTACGTCGAGACGGTGATCGCCATCGCGCGCGCCGGAGGCGCGCTGGCGCCGCTGCTCGGTGCCCTCACCGGGGGGGAGCACGCCTTCATGGTTCGCGACGCGGAGGCCCGTTTCGTCGTCGCCCTCGGCGCCGACGCGATCCCGCGCGCGAGAGAGGCGGCGGGGGAGTCTGCGAGCGTTCTCGCGCTGGCCGCCGGCGAGGGGGCCAGCGATCTGGCCTCGCTCGCGGAGGCCGAGCCTGCGGAGCCCCTCGCGATCGACCGCCTCGACCGCCCGCCCGGCTCGCTCGCCCAGATCCTCTACACCTCGGGCACCACCGGGCATCCGAAGGGCGTCACGCACAGCTACGCCAGCGTGGCAGCCGCGATGGGCGCGTGGGCCAGCGCCTTCGGCGTCGGCCCGGACGATCGACTGCTGGGTCAGCTGGCGCTCAGCCACTTCGGCGGGCGGGCGATGGACACCTGCTGGGTGGCCGGGGCGACCCTCGTGATCCTCCCGGGGCCGGATCCGAAGTCCATGCTCGGTGCCGTCGCAGAGCACCGGGTCACGATGATCCTCTTGATCCCAACGCTGCTGCGCATGCTGCTCGACCATCCGGACGCCGCGGTTGCAGACCTCTCCAGCCTGCGCGCGGTCGTCTATGCGGCCGCGCCCGCTGCTCCCGCGCTCGTGCGCCGTTCCCTCGAGCGCCTCGGTCCTGTCCTCTACACGGGCTTCGGCCAGACCGAGGCCTACGGGCTCAATACCTTCATGGATCCCGCCGAGCACGTGGCTGCGCTCGAAGCCGGGGGGGAGCGGCTCACCTCCGTGGGCCGCGAGTGCACCGCCTTCGCGCAGGTCCGCATCTGCGCGGAGGACGGAAACGAGCTGCCGCCGGGGGAGGTCGGCGAGATCTGCGTGTGCGCGCCCTGGACGACGCCGGGGTTCTGGAAGCGTCCTGAGCTCGACCGCGAGCGGCTGAGCGACGGCTGGCTCCGCACGGGTGACCTCGGTCGCATGGATGCGCAGGGCTACGTGTTTCTCGCCGACCGCAAGGAGGACAAGATCATCACGGGCGGGTTCAACGTCTACCCCGCCGAGATCGAGGGGGCACTGGCGGAGCACCCCGCCGTGGCCGAGTGCGCCGTCTTCGCGATTCCCGACGCGAAGTGGGGCGAGGCCGTCAGAGCCGCCGTGACGCTGCGTCCCGGTCACACGGTGGATCCCGAGGACCTGGTCGCCTTCTGCAAGGAGCACCTGGCGCGCTTCAAGGTGCCGAAGGCCATTGACGTGCGCGAGGAGCTCCCGAAGACCGGCGTCGGCAAGATCCTGCGTCGCGCCTTGCGCGAGCCGTGGTGGAAGGATCAGGAGCGAGGCGTCCACGGCGCCGAGTAG
- a CDS encoding citrate/2-methylcitrate synthase produces MPGPPRRHVGQYVASGDWSDYWTTRISRAESGKISVRGYPIEELIEHLSYSEAAFLLLRGELPDEREASLFDLALRSGMDQQLINSAACAARYTASAFPDSPVPALASGILASGSVTGSPQEPAEMLIEAVGWGLSDEEAASRALDTWLERRGAVPGLGHPMHKEAEPRAVTLRRLAALRDGWREHGRLLDAIEGELERRKRRHIPINLAGALGALLADLGFDPLAIGGIGALGYGMALLAHIVEEIREGVPLRIIPDALGAHYAGPAERHLPADRRRGRK; encoded by the coding sequence ATGCCCGGCCCCCCGCGTCGCCACGTCGGCCAGTACGTCGCCTCGGGAGACTGGAGCGACTACTGGACCACCCGCATCAGCCGCGCCGAGAGCGGGAAGATCTCGGTGCGCGGCTACCCGATCGAGGAGCTGATCGAGCACCTCAGCTACAGCGAGGCCGCGTTTCTGCTGCTGCGCGGAGAGCTTCCCGACGAGCGGGAGGCCTCGCTCTTCGACCTGGCGCTCCGCAGCGGGATGGATCAGCAGCTCATCAACTCGGCCGCCTGCGCCGCCCGCTACACCGCCTCCGCCTTCCCCGACTCCCCGGTGCCCGCGCTCGCGAGCGGCATCCTCGCGAGCGGGTCCGTGACGGGTTCGCCCCAGGAGCCTGCGGAGATGCTGATCGAGGCGGTCGGCTGGGGGCTGTCCGACGAGGAAGCGGCGTCTCGTGCCCTCGATACGTGGCTCGAGCGACGCGGGGCCGTCCCAGGCCTGGGCCATCCGATGCACAAGGAGGCGGAGCCACGCGCGGTGACGCTGCGCCGCCTCGCGGCCCTGCGCGATGGCTGGCGAGAGCACGGGCGGCTGCTCGATGCGATCGAGGGCGAGCTCGAGCGGCGCAAGCGACGCCACATCCCGATCAACCTCGCGGGCGCACTCGGCGCATTGCTGGCCGACCTCGGCTTCGACCCCCTGGCGATCGGCGGGATCGGGGCGCTCGGCTACGGCATGGCGCTGCTGGCCCACATCGTGGAGGAGATCCGCGAGGGCGTGCCGCTCCGGATCATCCCCGACGCGTTGGGAGCGCACTACGCGGGACCTGCGGAGCGACATCTGCCGGCGGATCGCCGCCGAGGTCGAAAGTGA
- a CDS encoding enoyl-CoA hydratase-related protein: MNIRFECEGAVALLTIDRPKVHNALDLETSDALVDAWARFRDDDALRVAILTGAGERAFCAGADLRAVGDFYKKLTSAQRLRRSEQVPGLGGITKNLAIDKPIIAAVNGHCLAGGLEIALACDLRLASENATFGLPEVTRGIIPGAGGTQRLPRLIGPERALDLILTGRRIDAREAERMGLVTRVVPLGELRREALSVASAVAQNGPLAVRAAKAAVWRGLDVPLEEGLRLEQLLAEPVRQSEDAQEGPRAFLEKRKPEFKGR; this comes from the coding sequence GTGAATATCCGCTTCGAGTGCGAGGGGGCCGTGGCGCTCCTGACGATCGATCGCCCGAAGGTGCACAACGCCCTCGACCTCGAGACCAGCGACGCGCTCGTCGATGCCTGGGCACGGTTCCGCGACGACGACGCTCTGCGCGTCGCGATTCTGACCGGCGCAGGCGAGCGCGCCTTCTGCGCCGGCGCCGATCTCCGCGCCGTCGGAGACTTCTACAAGAAGCTCACCTCGGCGCAGCGCCTGCGGCGTTCGGAGCAGGTGCCCGGCCTCGGCGGCATCACGAAGAACCTCGCCATCGACAAACCGATCATCGCGGCCGTGAACGGGCACTGCCTGGCGGGCGGGCTGGAGATCGCGCTCGCCTGCGACCTCCGTCTCGCCTCCGAGAACGCGACGTTCGGCCTCCCGGAGGTGACGCGTGGCATCATCCCGGGCGCGGGCGGAACCCAGCGCCTTCCCCGCTTGATCGGTCCCGAGCGCGCCCTCGACCTGATCCTGACCGGTCGCCGCATCGACGCCCGCGAGGCGGAGCGCATGGGTCTCGTCACTCGCGTGGTGCCTCTGGGCGAGCTCCGCCGGGAGGCCCTTTCCGTGGCGAGCGCCGTCGCGCAGAACGGACCGCTCGCAGTGCGGGCGGCGAAGGCCGCCGTGTGGCGCGGCCTCGACGTCCCTCTCGAGGAGGGCCTGCGCCTCGAGCAGCTGCTCGCCGAGCCCGTGCGCCAGAGCGAAGACGCGCAGGAGGGCCCGCGCGCCTTCCTCGAGAAGCGCAAGCCCGAGTTCAAGGGGAGATAG
- a CDS encoding OB-fold domain-containing protein — MRDPQPPLPSPDALTAPFWEACRRGRLEVPACADCGHRFLPAGPCCPRCWSPRLASHEVSGRGCIFSFVVYRRTYHPGMPAPYVVALIELDEGPRLISNIVGCAPEEVAVDMPVQLRFEEAGDFNLPRFTPVPVEGGNP, encoded by the coding sequence ATGCGCGATCCGCAGCCGCCGCTGCCTTCACCCGACGCTCTGACGGCGCCTTTCTGGGAGGCCTGCCGGAGGGGAAGGCTCGAGGTCCCGGCCTGTGCGGACTGCGGGCATCGCTTCCTGCCCGCCGGACCGTGCTGCCCACGTTGCTGGTCCCCCCGCCTCGCGTCGCACGAGGTCTCCGGGCGCGGGTGCATCTTCAGCTTCGTCGTCTATCGGCGGACCTACCACCCGGGAATGCCGGCTCCCTACGTGGTCGCCCTCATCGAGCTCGACGAGGGACCGCGACTGATCTCGAACATCGTCGGCTGCGCGCCGGAGGAGGTCGCCGTCGACATGCCGGTCCAGCTCCGCTTCGAAGAGGCAGGCGACTTCAACCTGCCCCGCTTCACGCCCGTGCCCGTTGAGGGGGGGAATCCGTGA
- a CDS encoding thiolase family protein has product MTRRAVIAGMGHTEFGKLEGRTAWHLEAEAAAAAVADAGLQPSDVDGLLTDPGPSQGILDGITPHFLRLGAQLGLDPDYTGSEILGGAGSVTIVERAALAVEAGLCEVCLCIYGDSPLSSAGAFQYGRGDEAAFGLFGAVGLHALAARRHMHLYGTRSEQLGEVAVAARAHAARTPHAQKRRPITMKDYLASEPLVEPLRKLDCCLVSDGAAAVVVTSEERAGDLRHPAVRILGHAQAHSLSTYSSPGHFEVLPAARCGPKAFARAGVTAADVDVALLYDCFTIVVLLQLEDYGFCKKGESGPFVEGGRIGPGGSLPVNPSGGLLAEGYGSGMLHVIEAVRQLRGEAGERQIPDAEVALVSGHGLAMNTHATLVLGS; this is encoded by the coding sequence GTGACCCGCCGGGCCGTCATTGCGGGCATGGGCCACACGGAGTTCGGGAAGCTCGAGGGGCGTACCGCGTGGCATCTGGAGGCGGAGGCTGCTGCGGCCGCCGTGGCGGACGCCGGGCTGCAGCCTTCGGACGTGGACGGGCTGCTCACCGATCCGGGGCCAAGCCAGGGGATCCTCGACGGGATCACTCCGCACTTCCTGCGGCTCGGCGCCCAACTCGGCCTCGATCCCGACTACACGGGATCGGAGATCCTCGGAGGCGCCGGAAGCGTGACCATCGTGGAGCGCGCTGCCCTCGCGGTCGAGGCGGGGCTCTGCGAGGTGTGTCTCTGCATCTACGGCGACAGCCCGCTCTCGAGCGCGGGCGCCTTCCAGTACGGGCGGGGCGATGAGGCGGCCTTCGGCCTCTTCGGTGCCGTGGGCCTGCACGCACTGGCAGCGCGGCGTCACATGCACCTCTACGGGACGCGGTCCGAACAACTGGGGGAGGTTGCCGTCGCGGCGAGGGCCCACGCGGCCCGCACGCCGCACGCCCAGAAGCGCCGGCCGATCACGATGAAGGACTACCTGGCCTCCGAACCGCTGGTCGAGCCGTTGCGCAAGCTCGACTGCTGTCTGGTCTCCGACGGAGCTGCCGCCGTGGTCGTTACCAGCGAGGAGCGTGCCGGCGACCTCCGCCATCCCGCCGTCCGGATCCTTGGCCACGCGCAGGCCCACAGCCTGTCCACCTACTCTTCGCCGGGGCATTTCGAGGTGCTGCCCGCGGCCCGCTGCGGCCCGAAGGCCTTTGCCCGGGCAGGCGTGACGGCGGCCGACGTGGACGTGGCGTTGCTATACGACTGCTTCACGATCGTCGTGCTGCTCCAGCTCGAGGACTACGGCTTCTGCAAGAAGGGCGAGTCCGGACCCTTCGTCGAGGGCGGGCGCATCGGTCCCGGCGGCAGCTTGCCGGTCAACCCGAGTGGTGGACTTCTCGCCGAGGGCTACGGCAGCGGGATGCTCCACGTGATCGAGGCCGTGCGCCAGCTGCGCGGGGAGGCCGGCGAGCGTCAGATCCCGGACGCCGAGGTCGCGCTCGTCTCGGGACACGGCCTCGCCATGAACACCCACGCGACCCTCGTGCTCGGGAGCTGA
- a CDS encoding acyl-CoA dehydrogenase family protein, whose amino-acid sequence MAFPRWTEEHHAFRQSVRRFAEEEIRPFAEKWQAEGWFPDELFRKAGEVGLLGVRFDPKWGGSGLDYWYTVILVEELVRGRDIGCVVGLLVQCEMATAVIHDHGTDALRKEWLVPAITGERIAALGVSEPSGGSDVASLQTTAKVDGDDFVINGSKIFISNGARADFVTLAVRTGGPGPDGVSLVVCPTDAKGFQVGRRLQKVDLHSTDTAELFFDDVRIPRRNLIGEEGRGFRYIMGAFQGERLVLSVMMNALCDDVLRETLAYLAERKAFGRPIASMQAWRHRMADWMTRLEASRALTYRAAEQLATGDPEGELTVSMSKLYGADLIRGLILDCAHAFGGYGFMEENYVARCSRGVQNWGIGAGTSEVMREIIAKRRMPAGPA is encoded by the coding sequence ATGGCCTTTCCCCGCTGGACCGAGGAGCACCATGCCTTCCGCCAGAGCGTGCGTCGCTTCGCAGAGGAGGAGATCCGTCCCTTCGCGGAGAAGTGGCAAGCCGAGGGCTGGTTCCCGGACGAGCTCTTCCGCAAGGCGGGTGAGGTGGGCCTCCTGGGCGTCCGCTTCGACCCGAAGTGGGGCGGCAGCGGACTCGACTACTGGTACACGGTGATCCTCGTCGAGGAGCTCGTGCGCGGCCGCGACATCGGCTGTGTGGTGGGGCTCCTGGTGCAGTGCGAGATGGCCACGGCCGTGATCCACGACCACGGAACCGACGCGCTTCGGAAGGAATGGCTCGTGCCAGCGATCACGGGCGAGCGCATCGCGGCACTCGGCGTCTCGGAGCCCAGCGGCGGCTCTGACGTGGCGTCGCTCCAGACGACGGCGAAGGTCGACGGCGACGACTTCGTGATCAACGGCTCGAAGATCTTCATCTCGAACGGGGCACGGGCGGACTTCGTGACGCTGGCCGTCCGCACCGGTGGACCGGGACCGGACGGCGTGAGCCTCGTCGTCTGCCCCACGGACGCGAAGGGCTTCCAGGTGGGCCGCCGCCTCCAGAAAGTGGATCTCCATTCGACCGACACCGCCGAGCTCTTCTTCGACGACGTGCGCATCCCACGCCGCAACCTCATCGGCGAGGAGGGTCGCGGCTTCCGCTACATCATGGGCGCGTTCCAGGGCGAGCGCCTCGTGCTCTCGGTGATGATGAACGCGCTCTGCGACGACGTGCTCCGCGAGACCCTCGCCTACCTGGCCGAGCGCAAGGCCTTCGGGCGACCCATCGCCTCCATGCAGGCCTGGCGCCACCGCATGGCCGACTGGATGACCCGGCTCGAGGCCTCCCGCGCGTTGACCTACCGCGCGGCGGAGCAGCTGGCCACGGGCGACCCGGAGGGCGAGCTGACGGTCAGCATGTCGAAGCTCTACGGAGCGGACCTGATCCGCGGGCTCATCCTCGACTGCGCGCATGCTTTCGGCGGCTACGGCTTCATGGAGGAGAACTACGTGGCGCGCTGTTCGCGCGGCGTGCAGAACTGGGGGATCGGCGCGGGGACCAGCGAGGTCATGCGCGAGATCATCGCCAAGCGCCGCATGCCGGCAGGGCCCGCGTGA
- a CDS encoding acyl-CoA dehydrogenase family protein: protein MVSFALSDTIQAVRELMHKFAENEIRPVAPEHDEEESFPWKVLEKAREIGILLDYARPAEESENDRAENPMAAERNLLSAVAAEELGWGCAGITIAIQGTAFAAAPVQMMGSPEQRAVFGECLEGRDEEGHLKVASLALTEPDAGSDLSRVATTAVKDGDHYVLGGRKQFATNGSIASVYVVWASIDPSAGRAGLRAFVVPRGTPGLIPGKKERKLGIRASDTAGLSLEDCRVPAAQMLEPRRSGRGGAKGVLDATRPMVGALSLGVARAALEVATQHARERVQFGEPIAKKQGVAFQLADMAMEIEAARGLVWKAVWMADHGISNAAIAAMSKAKAAAVAMDTTTKAIQILGGYGFCRDYPVEKWFRDAKIMDIFEGTGQIQRTIIAQDLTGLDCK, encoded by the coding sequence TTGGTCAGCTTCGCCCTTTCCGACACGATCCAGGCGGTCCGCGAGCTCATGCACAAGTTCGCGGAGAACGAGATCCGGCCGGTTGCCCCCGAGCACGACGAGGAGGAGTCCTTCCCCTGGAAGGTCCTGGAGAAGGCCAGGGAGATCGGGATCCTCCTCGACTACGCCCGCCCCGCGGAGGAGTCCGAAAACGACCGCGCGGAGAACCCGATGGCCGCCGAGCGCAACCTCCTGTCCGCAGTCGCGGCCGAAGAGCTGGGCTGGGGCTGTGCAGGGATCACCATCGCGATCCAGGGGACCGCCTTCGCAGCGGCCCCTGTCCAGATGATGGGGAGCCCGGAGCAACGCGCGGTCTTCGGCGAGTGCCTCGAGGGGCGCGACGAGGAAGGCCATCTCAAGGTGGCGAGCCTGGCGTTGACGGAGCCGGACGCCGGATCGGACCTCTCGCGCGTCGCTACGACCGCGGTGAAGGACGGCGATCACTACGTCCTGGGTGGCCGCAAGCAGTTTGCGACCAACGGCAGCATCGCGAGCGTCTACGTCGTCTGGGCCTCGATCGATCCGTCCGCAGGCCGAGCCGGCCTGCGGGCATTTGTCGTCCCGCGCGGCACGCCGGGGCTGATCCCGGGGAAGAAGGAGCGCAAGCTCGGAATCCGGGCCTCGGACACGGCGGGCCTGAGCCTCGAGGACTGTCGGGTGCCCGCTGCCCAGATGCTCGAGCCTCGCAGGTCGGGCCGCGGCGGAGCCAAGGGGGTGCTCGACGCCACGCGTCCCATGGTGGGGGCTCTGTCTCTCGGGGTGGCGCGAGCGGCGCTCGAGGTCGCCACCCAGCACGCGAGGGAGCGCGTCCAGTTCGGAGAGCCCATCGCCAAGAAGCAGGGGGTCGCCTTCCAGCTGGCCGACATGGCCATGGAGATCGAGGCCGCGCGCGGCCTGGTGTGGAAGGCGGTCTGGATGGCGGACCATGGGATCTCGAACGCCGCGATCGCGGCCATGTCGAAGGCGAAGGCTGCCGCCGTCGCGATGGACACGACGACGAAGGCAATCCAGATCCTCGGTGGCTACGGCTTCTGCCGCGACTACCCCGTCGAGAAGTGGTTCCGCGACGCCAAGATCATGGACATCTTCGAGGGCACAGGCCAGATCCAGCGCACGATCATCGCGCAGGACCTGACCGGCCTCGACTGCAAGTAG